The Girardinichthys multiradiatus isolate DD_20200921_A chromosome 24, DD_fGirMul_XY1, whole genome shotgun sequence genome has a window encoding:
- the LOC124861778 gene encoding A disintegrin and metalloproteinase with thrombospondin motifs 5 — MLWNLGALTGSMLWFRLLLLLLCVVEFGVGVSTFQGFYLPPASGSLLSPARKTDGVVRTIDRIYNGGGKVGYLVYLDGRRFQLDMERDESVLSHHFSPHYVLATMGQSLAPLQRECAYRGTVNSNPESLAVLNLCGGGLEGYFAVNHSRYTITPIIRAKGHEHDLRALHDRDAESALHVFTRESFSFEALSEGRESCGTRDGKRGRRNAAGRRRYRGRGRRNGEEGHGAKGRRWWSRLVKEPGARRKRSVSRARQVELLLVADDTMTKKYGKDLNHYLLTLASIASKLYGHASIENPIRLSVVKVITVTEKEKGLEVSKNAAATLKSFCKWQNQQNPLDDDHQHHHDAAILFTRQDLCGHHSCDTLGMADVGTICSPERSCAVIEDDGLHAAFTVAHEIGHLLGLSHDDSKFCEERFGVNSHKQLMSSILTSIDASKPWSRCTSSTITDFFDDGNAECLLDSPRQPLPGPEELPGQSYDAIQQCRLAFGPEYTVCPGMDVCSRLWCAVIRQGQMVCLTKKLPAVEGTQCGKGRICLQGKCVDKTRKKQYSASNHGSWSSWGPWGACSRTCGGGVQFAQRLCNNPAPRNNGRYCIGKRAIYRTCNVFPLCPASSKSFRQEQCEVRNGPQTDPKGVKTFVEWVPKYAGVLPKDVCKLTCRAKGTGYYVVFSQRVLDGTECRPHSSSVCVKGKCIRTGCDGIIGSKLQFDKCGICGGDNLGCIRVVGNFTKKSKGYTDIVKIPAGSTHIKVRQHLAKDQTRFTAYMALRRPGSEYLLNGKFMISTSETIIPLNGSLLNYSGWTQHDEWLHSMGPGAIKEALVVQILATDAKKPLDVRYSFYMPRWTAPQQHLNSKLTSLQSTTTTSTTTRSTTFSTTISTTTASSTPAALALRPTTGPVPSTPPPGPEWVMGPWMTCSRTCDTGWQSRTVQCKDQDGRLSKGCILNARPSAFKHCLVKKC; from the exons ATGCTGTGGAACCTTGGCGCTCTGACCGGGAGCATGCTTTGGTTTcggctgctgctgctactgctgtgCGTCGTTGAGTTTGGAGTCGGGGTGTCTACCTTCCAGGGGTTCTATCTTCCACCTGCGAGCGGCTCGCTGCTCTCACCTGCCCGGAAGACGGACGGGGTAGTGCGAACCATCGATCGGATTTACAACGGTGGAGGGAAGGTGGGTTACCTGGTGTACCTGGATGGCAGGCGCTTTCAACTGGACATGGAGCGCGATGAGTCGGTGCTGTCGCATCACTTCAGCCCCCACTATGTGCTCGCTACGATGGGACAGAGCCTCGCGCCTCTGCAGCGGGAATGCGCGTACCGCGGGACGGTGAACTCCAACCCGGAGTCTCTCGCCGTCCTTAACCTCTGCGGAGGAGGTCTGGAGGGTTACTTCGCCGTCAACCACTCGCGCTACACCATCACCCCCATTATCAGGGCGAAAGGACACGAGCACGACCTGCGCGCTCTGCACGACCGGGATGCGGAGAGCGCGCTCCACGTGTTCACGCGCGAAAGCTTCAGCTTCGAGGCGCTGAGTGAGGGGCGCGAGAGCTGCGGCACGCGCGACGGAAAGAGAGGGCGCAGGAACGCAGCAGGACGGAGGCGATACCGCGGGAGAGGGAGACGGAACGGAGAAGAGGGGCACGGCGCAAAAGGGAGGAGATGGTGGAGCCGCCTTGTCAAAGAGCCCGGCGCGCGGCGCAAGAGGTCGGTGTCTCGCGCCAGGCAGGTGGAGCTGCTCCTGGTGGCGGACGACACCATGACCAAGAAGTACGGCAAGGACTTGAACCACTACTTGCTCACACTGGCCTCAATCGCTTCCAAGCTGTACGGACATGCCAGCATCGAGAACCCCATCCGGCTGTCCGTGGTGAAGGTGATCACGGTCACCGAGAAGGAGAAAGGGCTGGAGGTATCCAAGAACGCGGCGGCGACGCTGAAGAGCTTCTGCAAGTGGCAGAACCAGCAGAACCCGCTAGACGACGACCACCAGCATCACCACGACGCAGCCATCCTCTTCACCAGGCAG GATCTATGTGGCCACCACTCCTGCGACACCCTGGGCATGGCGGACGTCGGCACCATCTGCTCTCCAGAGAGAAGCTGCGCCGTCATCGAGGACGATGGTCTTCACGCTGCATTCACCGTTGCTCATGAGATTG GTCATCTGCTTGGATTGTCCCATGATGATTCGAAGTTCTGCGAGGAGCGCTTTGGGGTCAACAGTCACAAGCAGCTCATGTCCTCCATTCTCACCTCCATTGATGCCTCCAAACCCTGGAGCCGCTGCACCTCATCGACCATCACTGACTTCTTTGATGATGGAAATG CCGAGTGTCTCCTCGACTCTCCTCGTCAGCCCCTCCCCGGGCCAGAAGAGCTCCCAGGCCAAAGCTACGATGCCATCCAACAGTGTCGCCTGGCCTTCGGGCCCGAATACACGGTCTGTCCGGGAATGGACGTATGTTCCCGCCTCTGGTGCGCCGTGATTCGCCAGGGACAGATGGTGTGTCTGACAAAGAAGCTTCCAGCGGTGGAGGGAACACAGTGCGGGAAAGGGCGCATCTGCCTGCAGGGAAAGTGTGTGGACAAGACCCGAAAGAAGCAATATTCG GCATCCAACCACGGCAGCTGGAGTTCTTGGGGACCTTGGGGTGCATGCTCCAGAACTTGCGGCGGCGGGGTGCAGTTTGCTCAGCGTCTGTGCAACAACCCGGCACCACGAAACAACGGGCGTTACTGCATAGGAAAGAGAGCCATCTATCGGACTTGTAATGTCTTTCCACTGTGCCCAGCCTCAA GTAAGAGTTTCCGTCAAGAACAGTGTGAAGTCCGTAATGGTCCCCAGACAGACCCCAAAGGGGTAAAGACCTTTGTCGAGTGGGTGCCTAAGTATGCAGGAGTTCTCCCTAAAGATGTGTGCAAGCTAACATGCAGAGCAAAAGGAACGGGCTACTACGTGGTGTTCTCTCAGAGG GTACTGGATGGGACCGAGTGTCGTCCTCACAGCAGCTCGGTGTGCGTGAAAGGGAAATGCATACGCACTGGCTGCGATGGCATCATTGGTTCCAAGCTTCAGTTTGACAAATGTGGTATATGTGGAGGCGACAACCTGGGATGTATACGGGTCGTTGGGAACTTCACCAAGAAGAG CAAAGGCTACACTGACATAGTGAAGATCCCCGCAGGGTCTACTCACATCAAAGTCCGTCAGCACCTTGCCAAGGACCAGACCCGCTTCACCGCCTACATGGCCCTCCGGCGGCCCGGCAGCGAGTACCTCCTAAATGGCAAGTTCATGATCTCCACCTCAGAGACGATCATCCCACTCAACGGTTCTTTGCTCAACTACAGTGGCTGGACTCAGCATGATGAGTGGCTCCACAGCATGGGTCCTGGGGCTATCAAAGAAGCTTTGGTGGTCCAGATTCTAGCTACAGATGCAAAAAAGCCCCTTGATGTCCGTTATAGTTTCTACATGCCGAGGTGGACAGCCCCACAGCAGCATTTAAATTCAAAGTTGACCTCTTTGCAGAGCACCACCACAACGTCTACCACAACAAGATCCACCACGTTTAGCACAACTATTAGCACCACTACCGCTTCCTCTACTCCCGCTGCTTTAGCCCTAAGGCCAACTACAGGTCCTGTTCCCTCAACCCCTCCTCCAGGTCCCGAGTGGGTAATGGGACCTTGGATGACATGCTCCAGAACTTGTGATACCGGCTGGCAGAGCCGAACGGTACAGTGCAAAGACCAGGATGGCAGACTGTCTAAGGGCTGCATTCTGAACGCCCGCCCCTCTGCCTTCAAACACTGTTTAGTGAAGAAATGCTGA